From Primulina huaijiensis isolate GDHJ02 chromosome 15, ASM1229523v2, whole genome shotgun sequence, one genomic window encodes:
- the LOC140959965 gene encoding long chain base biosynthesis protein 2a-like — MITIPYVTALTTYFSYGLLFAFGQLRDFFRKIVDRLSQSSLQGYAPICLGLEDFYIRRLYLRXQDCFNRPISSPPDAWFDVVERVSKDNNKTLQRTTRATRCLNLGSYNYLGFAAADEYCTPRVIESLNFFFPSTCSTRADGGTTRLHTELEDCVANFIGKPAAIVFGMGYVTNSAILPVLIGKGGLIISDSLNHNSIVNGARGSGATVRVFQHNTPSHLEKVLREQIADGQPRTHRPWKKIIVVVEGIYSMEGELCKLPEIVSICKKYKAYVYLDEAHSIGAVGKTGRGVCELLGVDTADVDIMMGTFTKSFGSCGGYIAGSKELIDYLKYTCPAHLYATSISPPAAQQIISSIKVILGEDGSSRGAQKLAKIRENSNFFRSELQKMGFEVLGDNDSPVMPIMLYNPAKIPAFSRECLKRNVAVVTVAFPATPLLLARARICISAAHSKEDLVKALEVISSVGDLVGIKYFPTEPTKQPLEGGRIKLE, encoded by the exons ATGATCACCATCCCCTACGTCACCGCTTTGACCACCTATTTCAGCTACGGCCTCCTTTTCGCTTTCGGCCAGTTGCGCGATTTTTTCCGGAAGATTGTCGATCGGTTGTCTCAAAGCAGCCTTCAG GGTTATGCGCCAATCTGTTTGGGGCTTGAGGATTTCTACATTCGGCGGCTGTATTTACGGANT CAGGATTGCTTTAACAGACCAATATCAAGCCCTCCTGATGCTTGGTTTGATGTGGTGGAGCGTGTCTCCAAGGACAATAATAAAACTCTGCA GCGAACTACAAGAGCTACTAGGTGCCTAAACTTGGGGTCATATAACTATCTGGGATTTGCTGCAGCAGATGAATACTGCACACCTCGGGTAATTGAgtccttgaatttttttttcccgagCACCTGTAGTACCCGGGCTGATGGAG GTACAACCAGATTGCATACTGAATTGGAGGACTGTGTAGCAAATTTCATAGGAAAGCCAGCTGCCATAGTTTTTGGCATGGGTTATGTGACTAATTCTGCCATTCTTCCTGTACTAATTGGGAAG GGAGGTTTGATTATCAGCGATTCATTGAACCATAACTCTATAGTTAATGGCGCACGGGGATCTGGGGCAACTGTTCGAGTCTTTCAGCATAACA CTCCATCTCATCTGGAGAAGGTTTTGAGGGAACAAATTGCAGATGGACAGCCCAGAACACACAGACCTTGGAAGAAGATAATTGTTGTGGTGGAGGGAATCTATAGCATGGAAGGGGAACTGTGCAAGCTCCCCGAAATTGTCTCCATATGTAAGAAGTACAAG GCATATGTTTATCTGGATGAGGCTCACAGCATTGGTGCTGTTGGGAAAACCGGTAGGGGTGTCTGTGAACTATTGGGAGTTGACACGGCAGACGTGGACATTATGATGGGAACTTTCACAAAATCATTTGGGTCATGTGGTGGTTATATAGCGGGATCTAAG GAACTTATTGATTACTTGAAATACACATGCCCTGCTCATCTTTATGCAACATCAATATCACCGCCAGCTGCACAGCAAATTATTTCTTCCATTAAAGTTATTCTTGGAGAAGATGGTTCAAGCAGAG GGGCTCAGAAACTGGCAAAAATACGTGAGAACAGCAACTTTTTCAGGTCAGAGTTGCAGAAAATGGGTTTTGAAGTTCTTGGAGATAATGATTCCCCCGTAATGCCCATAATGCTCTATAACCCAGCAAAAATTCCTGCTTTTTCACGAGAGTGCCTCAAACGGAAT GTGGCTGTGGTCACGGTTGCTTTTCCTGCTACTCCTTTATTGTTGGCCCGTGCACGCATTTGCATTTCTGCTGCTCATTCAAAGGAAGACCTTGTTAAAGCTTTAGAG GTTATCAGCAGCGTAGGTGACCTTGTTGGCATAAAATACTTTCCTACCGAGCCTACGAAACAGCCATTGGAAGGTGGCAGGATTAAGCTGGAGTGA
- the LOC140960428 gene encoding CASP-like protein 1F1 — MAGAVSPPLKTHKFFFLTQISLRILAFAASLAAAWMMLTNKQNALVYGIWVTASYSYSSAFKFFAYANLIACAFSVVSLFLASIFRYTAINPTSYFAMFIHDLIITVLLMAGCAAATAIGFVGKYGVSQAGWLPLCDHFPPFCNRGSAATMLSYASVFFYMVLTIISANKSRQIQV, encoded by the exons ATGGCAGGAGCTGTTAGCCCACCTCTGAAAACCCACAAATTCTTCTTTTTGACGCAGATTTCCCTCAGAATTCTGGCTTTTGCTGCGTCCTTGGCCGCTGCATGGATGATGCTCACAAACAAGCAAAATGCTCTGGTTTACGGCATCTGGGTTACTGCCAGTTACAGCTACTCTTCCGCTTTCAA GTTCTTTGCGTACGCGAATCTCATAGCTTGTGCATTCTCCGTCGTGTCTCTCTTTCTCGCTTCCATCTTTCGCTACACAGCGATAAATCCGACGAGTTACTTCGCCATGTTCATTCACGATCTG ATTATCACTGTTTTATTGATGGCCGGCTGCGCGGCGGCCACGGCGATCGGTTTCGTGGGGAAATACGGAGTCAGCCAGGCGGGTTGGTTGCCATTGTGTGATCATTTCCCTCCGTTCTGCAACAGAGGCTCGGCCGCAACCATGCTTTCTTATGCTAGCGTCTTTTTCTACATGGTTCTTACCATAATTTCTGCGAACAAATCGCGTCAGATACAAGTTTGA